In the Haloarcula salinisoli genome, CAACCGACACTTCTACGTCGACCGACACCGGCGTCCGCCTCGCAGACTGGCAGGCGGGCGTCGTCGGAGGTATCGCAGGGGCCGCCGTGATGGGCGTCCTCGTATCGATTATGAACGCGGCAGTGCTTGCGGGCGCGATTCCCGCGCTGTACGGCCTTTCGGGCGGCATCGCCGGCTGGGTCGTCCACCTCTCCCACGGCGCCGTCCTGGGGGTCGTCTTCGCCGCTATCGTCCGGGCGGTCGGCGAGGACCGCTCTGCCGGCACCGTCGTCGGGCTGGGGCTCCTCTGGGGCGTCGTCACGTGGGTCGGCCTCGCGGCGCTCGTGATGCCGCTGTGGCTCTCGACCATCGGCTTCCCGATGGCCCCGCCGTTCCCGAACTTCGCCCCGCCGAGCCTGCTGTGGCACGCCGCCTACGGCAGCGTCCTCGGTGTCGCGTACGCCGGACTGCGGTAGAAAAAGAACCAAACCCGTCGCGGCCGTCGCCCGGGTATGGACGTCGTCGCTCTCACCGAGGACCTCGTCGCGATTCCCAGCCACCGCGGCCCCGACAGCGACGAATCGGCCGCCGGCGCTTTCGTCGCCGACTGGCTCCGTGAACACACCGAAGCCGCCGTCGAACACGACCACCACGGCAACGTCATCGCCCGCAAGGGGGCGGGCGGGCAGTCGCTCGCGCTAGTGGGTCACCACGACGTCGTGCCGCCGGACGAGTCGCAGGTCGAGGACACGGGGGCGTATCTCTTCGACCGTCGGGACGGTCGTCTCTACGGCCGCGGCACCGCCGACATGAAGGGGTCGCTCGCGGCGGCGATGCTGACGTTCGCCACCGCAGACCCCGCCGATGGCGAACTCGTCTTCGCCTCCTTCGCCGGCGAGGAACAGGGCGGCGAGGGGTGTCGGGCCGCCATCGAGGACGGGTTCGAGACCGACTACGCCGTCGTGGTCGAGGGGTCGACGGGCTACTCTGCCCCGGGGGTCACGGACGTGGCTGTCGCGCACAAGGGCCGGCGGGGGTCGACCATCGTCGCCGAAGGCGAGGCGGCCCACGCCAGCGAGGTCGACGCCGGCGAGAACGCCATCTACCGGGCGACCGACGCGGTCGACGTGGTCCGGGCCCTCGAATTTCCCACTGCCGAGGTGCTGGGCCACGAGCTACAGGGAAGCGTGGCAGTCACCGAAATCGACGGCGGCTCGGCCTGGAACGTCGTCCCCGAACACTGCGATGCCACCGTCGACGAGCGGACGGTGCCGGGCGAGCGCGCCCCCCTGGAACGCGTCGAAGATATCGCGGGCGTCTCCTGGCGCGTCGACCAGGACCTCCCGCCGATGGCCTGTGGCGACGCCGACTTTGCCGACGCGGTGCTTGCCGCCGCCGCTGGGGCCCAGGACGCCGACCCCGAACACGTCGTCAAGCCACACGCGACCGACGCCGGCTGGCTCGCCGCCGCTGGCACCGACTGCGTCGTCGTCGGGGCCGCCGAACCCGGAGAGGCCCACACTGCGACCGAAAGCGTCTCGCTCGACGTGCTGGAACGCTGCCGGCGCATCTACGACGGCGTCGTCACCGAGTGGCTGGGCTGAGCCGGGCCGCTCTCGCTATCGGAACCGATATTATTTCCGTCGGCTCTACGCAGTCTTCCGTGTATGCGTTCGCCGGACACCACGCGCTCGCCAGTCACTCGTCGGGCCGTCCTCGGTAGTACGGTCGCCACCGCCGTCGGACTCGTCGGCGCGACCGGGACAGCCGCCGGACAGTCCCCCGTCGCGACGGTCATGACCCAGAACGCGTATCTCGGCTTCGACATCGCCGAGCTGCTGCGGGCGGACTCACTGGCCGATGTACGGGAGATTACCGGCGGGTTTCTCGCGGGTATCGAACCCGAGGTGTACGCGGCCCGCGCCGACAGCATCGCCGCGGCGGTCGAGACCGTCGACGCGGACGTGGTGGCCCTGCAGGAAGCGGTGCTGCTCCGACGACAGGACCCGGGTGATTACGGCACAGATTCGAGCGCGGTGATAGTCGACCTGCTCGACCGGATTCGGACGGCACTGGCCCAGCGGGGGCTCGACTACACCGTCGCCGCCGAGTCGGTGGCCAACGACTTCGAACTGCCCGCCGAGACCGACGACGGCCCGGTCGACCTCCGTATCACCGACCGCGACGTGCTCCTCGTCCGGAGCGACCTCGACACGACCGACCCGACATCGGCGACCTACGACGCCACGCTGGAACTCCCGATACCCGAGAGCGACCGGACGCTGCCCATCACTCGGGGCTACTGCGCGGCCGACGTGACCGTCGACGACGTCGACGTCCGGGTCGTCTCGACGCATCTGTCGTCGGCCTCGCCACAGTACCGGCGCCGGCAGGCGACCGAACTGCTCGACGCGCTCCCCGCGACGGGGCCGGTGGTCGTCTGTGGCGACCTCAACAGCGCGCCGGGCGAGGCGGCCTACGACCTGCTGACCGGGTCGCTGACCGACCCCTACCCCGACCTTTGGCCCGACGCGAACGGCGCCACCTGCTGTCAGGCCAAGGACCTGCGCAACGACGAGTCACTGCTTTCCCGACGCATCGACACGCTGCTGTACCGCGGGGCGGTCGCGCCGACGGCTATTCGCCACGTCGGCGACCAGCCGGGGGACCGCACCGAGGTCGAGGTCGACGGCGAGACAGTCCAGGTCTGGCCCTCGGACCACGCGGGCGTGGTCGGGACGTTCGAATTCGGTGCTACGGCATCCACTTCGAGGGCGACACCGTCTCCGGCCACGCCGTCGACTGGAGGGACACCCGCTACTGGTGCGAAGTCGCCCGAGCCGACCGCAACGGGCGTTTCGGCTCCAGGATTCGGGGCTCCATCGGCACTCCTCGGTCTCCTGCTGGGCGCTGGGGCGTGGCTGCGCCGTCGGACTCAGTGACGGCCAGTCGTTCCGCCGGCAACGCGTCTATAGGCCAGCCAGTCTAACCCCCTGCCATGGCAACGACGACCGAGACGAGCGAGACCTACGAGCAGTTCCTAGAGCACGTCCGGCAGCTCCACTACGTCGGCGACGCCGGGAGCGTCCTCCAGTGGGACCAGCAGGTGATGATGCCCGAGGGCGGCACGCCCGCCCGCGCAAAGCAGTCCTCCGCGCTCTCGACGCTGCACCACGACCTGCTGACCGACGACCAGCTGGGCGAGTGGCTGGACGAACTCGAGGCGGCGGACCTCGACGCCGAGCAGGCGGCCGTCGTCCGCGAGGTCCGCCGGGACCACGAGCGCGCGGTGCGGGTCCCCTCGGACCTCGTCGAACGCATCTCCGAAGCGTCCTCGAACGCCTTGCCGGTCTGGGAGGAGGCAAAGGCCGAGGACGACTTCGAGATGTTCGCCGACACGCTCGAAGAGATGGTCGAGCTCCGCCGGGAGTACGCCGCCGCCATCGACCCCGACCGGGACCCCTACGAGGTCCTCTTCGAGGAGTACGAGCCGTATCTCGGTATCGACACTGCTGAAGAAGTCCTGACGACGCTGCGGGACGAACTGGTCGGGCTCATCGACGACATCGCCGACAGCGGCGTCACGCTCGCTGACCCCTTCGAGGGCACCTACGACGACGACACCCAGCACGCGCTCGTCGAGGAGGCCCTCTCCACGCTGGGGTACGACTGGGACCACGGCCGACTGGACACCGCGCCCCACCCGTTCTCGACGGGGACGCAGTTCGACGCCCGCGTCACCACCCGCTTCAAGCCCGACGACCCGATGGACGCCGTCGGCTCGACCGTCCACGAGTTCGGCCACGCCACCTACACGCTCGGCCTCCCACAGGAGCAGTACGGCACGCCGCTGGGCGACAACCGGGACCTCTCGGTCCACGAGTCCCAGTCGCGGTTCTGGGAGAACCACGTCGGCCGCTCCCAGCCGTTCTGGGAGCTGTTTGCCGACACTGCGAACGACCACCTCGGCACCGACGCCGCCCCCCGCGAGTTCTACGAGGCCGCCAACACGGTCCACCCGGACAACCTGATTCGGGTCGAAGCCGACGAACTCACCTATCACATGCACATCGTCCTCCGCTCCGAGATAGAGCGGGACCTGATTCGGGGCGACCTGGCCGTCGAGGACGTGCCACAGGTCTGGAACGAGAAGATGGACGAGTACCTCGGTGTGCGGCCCGACACCGACGCCGAGGGCTGTCTGCAGGACATCCACTGGACCAACGGCGCTATCGGCTACTTCCCGACGTACACGCTCGGGTCGGTGCTCGCCGCCCAGCTGGACCACCACCTCAGGGCCGACGTGGGCGACGTGGACGCGCTAGTTCGGGACGGCGACTTCGACGACATCCACGACTGGCTCACCGAGAACGTCCATCGTCACGGCGCCCGCTACGAGACCGACGACCTCGTCCGGGAGGCCACCGGGGAGTCCTTCACCGCCGACTACTTCCTCGACTACGCCGACGCGAAGTACCGGGACCTCTACGACTGCTGATAGTCTCGCGGCGGCTCGATTTTCAGTTTTGATTCCATTAGGCATGTCGCTTTTTATGACGTGCTCCTTTGCAGGTCATGTTATGGCCGAATCGGAACTCGGGAGTACGGACGTCTCAGCAAGCGCCGATATCGACGACGATATCGACGCCGATATCCAGGACGATATCGCCGAGAACATCGACAAACAGGCAGGCTACGACCACGAGACCGCCAGCGAGATTCAGACGCTCCTGGCGAAACTGGAGAACTCCTCGGTCGACATCGCCCAGGAGACATCCGACATCCGCGAGCGGACCGCCGAGCAGTACGAAGGGATGGCCGAAATCGCCGGCGAGGTCTCGAACCTC is a window encoding:
- a CDS encoding histidine kinase, with the translated sequence MATDTSTSTDTGVRLADWQAGVVGGIAGAAVMGVLVSIMNAAVLAGAIPALYGLSGGIAGWVVHLSHGAVLGVVFAAIVRAVGEDRSAGTVVGLGLLWGVVTWVGLAALVMPLWLSTIGFPMAPPFPNFAPPSLLWHAAYGSVLGVAYAGLR
- a CDS encoding M20 family metallopeptidase, which encodes MDVVALTEDLVAIPSHRGPDSDESAAGAFVADWLREHTEAAVEHDHHGNVIARKGAGGQSLALVGHHDVVPPDESQVEDTGAYLFDRRDGRLYGRGTADMKGSLAAAMLTFATADPADGELVFASFAGEEQGGEGCRAAIEDGFETDYAVVVEGSTGYSAPGVTDVAVAHKGRRGSTIVAEGEAAHASEVDAGENAIYRATDAVDVVRALEFPTAEVLGHELQGSVAVTEIDGGSAWNVVPEHCDATVDERTVPGERAPLERVEDIAGVSWRVDQDLPPMACGDADFADAVLAAAAGAQDADPEHVVKPHATDAGWLAAAGTDCVVVGAAEPGEAHTATESVSLDVLERCRRIYDGVVTEWLG
- a CDS encoding endonuclease/exonuclease/phosphatase family protein, yielding MRSPDTTRSPVTRRAVLGSTVATAVGLVGATGTAAGQSPVATVMTQNAYLGFDIAELLRADSLADVREITGGFLAGIEPEVYAARADSIAAAVETVDADVVALQEAVLLRRQDPGDYGTDSSAVIVDLLDRIRTALAQRGLDYTVAAESVANDFELPAETDDGPVDLRITDRDVLLVRSDLDTTDPTSATYDATLELPIPESDRTLPITRGYCAADVTVDDVDVRVVSTHLSSASPQYRRRQATELLDALPATGPVVVCGDLNSAPGEAAYDLLTGSLTDPYPDLWPDANGATCCQAKDLRNDESLLSRRIDTLLYRGAVAPTAIRHVGDQPGDRTEVEVDGETVQVWPSDHAGVVGTFEFGATASTSRATPSPATPSTGGTPATGAKSPEPTATGVSAPGFGAPSALLGLLLGAGAWLRRRTQ
- a CDS encoding carboxypeptidase M32, translated to MATTTETSETYEQFLEHVRQLHYVGDAGSVLQWDQQVMMPEGGTPARAKQSSALSTLHHDLLTDDQLGEWLDELEAADLDAEQAAVVREVRRDHERAVRVPSDLVERISEASSNALPVWEEAKAEDDFEMFADTLEEMVELRREYAAAIDPDRDPYEVLFEEYEPYLGIDTAEEVLTTLRDELVGLIDDIADSGVTLADPFEGTYDDDTQHALVEEALSTLGYDWDHGRLDTAPHPFSTGTQFDARVTTRFKPDDPMDAVGSTVHEFGHATYTLGLPQEQYGTPLGDNRDLSVHESQSRFWENHVGRSQPFWELFADTANDHLGTDAAPREFYEAANTVHPDNLIRVEADELTYHMHIVLRSEIERDLIRGDLAVEDVPQVWNEKMDEYLGVRPDTDAEGCLQDIHWTNGAIGYFPTYTLGSVLAAQLDHHLRADVGDVDALVRDGDFDDIHDWLTENVHRHGARYETDDLVREATGESFTADYFLDYADAKYRDLYDC